A genomic segment from Nicotiana tabacum cultivar K326 chromosome 9, ASM71507v2, whole genome shotgun sequence encodes:
- the LOC107815846 gene encoding uncharacterized protein LOC107815846: MNFVTGLPRTLRGYDSVWVIIDRLTKSAHFMLVKTTYDGVRWAPYEALYGRRYRSPIRWFEAGETNLLGSDLVQEAIDNVQLIRQRLLTTQSRQKSYAYKRRRDLVFTIGDKVFLRVSPMKGVMRFGKRDKLSPMFIGLYEILDRVGAVAYRLVLPLELSFIHPVFYVSILRKYISDSSQVLEAPTIPFDEKLSYEEEPMAIVVRQIRKLRSKEIVFVKVLWRNHTVEEATWEIEDAMRVKYPHLFQSTGRELERNWNKIAEMEVERHSQRGALAVAHFTEAKKFERQVAMARDDAAKGKGVGKSSTTAPPPKKRRQGESSSRQAKGKQ, translated from the exons ATGAATTTTGTGACTGGCCTACCCCGTACTCTTAGAGGTTATGATTCTGTGTGGGTAATTATAGATCGACTgacaaaatcagcacactttatGCTAGTGAAGACTACATATGATGGAGTGAG ATGGGCACCGTACgaagcattgtatggtagaagataTCGTTCTCCTATAAGATGGTTTGAAGCTGGAGAGACTAACTTATTGGGATCAGACTTAGTACAAGAAGCTATTGACAATGTCCAGTTGATCAGACAGAGATTACTCACAACTCAAAGTAGACAAAAGTCTTATGCatataagagaagaagagatttagTGTTCACAATTGGGGACAAAGTGTTCTTACGAGTCtcccctatgaaaggtgtgatgcggtttgggaaaagAGACAAGTTAAGCCCCATGTTCATTGGACTGTATGAGATACTAGACAGAGTGGGAGCTGTGGCTTATCGTTTGGTACTTCCTCTTGAGTTGTCTTTTATTCATCCAGTGTTTTATGTCTCAATACTAAGAAAATATATATCAGACTCATCTCAGGTACTTGAAGCACCGACTATACCGTTCGATGAGAAGttgtcttacgaggaggagccgatggctattgtTGTTAGACAAATAAGAAAACTACGGTCAAAAGAAATTGTGTTCGTGAAAGTCTTATGGAGAAATCATACTGTTGAAGAAGCTACATGGGAAATAGAAGATGCTATGCGAGTTAagtatcctcatttatttcagtCTACAG ggcgcgaattggagcgaaaCTGGAACAAAATTGCAGAAATGGAAGTTGAACGCCACAGCCAGCGTGGGGCGCTCGCTGTGGCGCACTTTACAGAAGCAAAGAAGTTTGAGCGCCAG GTTGCTATGGCTCGTGACGATGCCGCTAAAGGAAAAGGGGTGGGGAAATCCTCCACTACTGCTCCCCCTCCAAAGAAACGCAGGCAAGGCGAGAGCTCCTCCCGACAAGCCAAAGGAAAGCAATAG
- the LOC142164146 gene encoding zinc finger BED domain-containing protein DAYSLEEPER-like, producing MNILLFVAIVLDPRYKIRYVKFIFAKSYGSVAGDLRSNKVIDTLSRLYNCYKDSSAENSDEILGGQASTMSEGDTGEIWKSQWEKYLQEQDNEGRKTDLERYLIDDLELAKDFNILSWWKDASKRYPIVSRIARDVLAIHVSTVASESAFSTSGRILDSYRSSLSPKTVEALICTQQWLRSTPKECNIEDILEEI from the coding sequence AtgaatattttattatttgtcgCTATTGTGTTGGATCCTCGGTATAAGATAAGGTATGTGAAGTTCATTTTTGCTAAATCTTATGGTTCTGTGGCTGGAGATTTGAGATCAAACAAAGTGATAGATACTCTATCTCGCTTGTATAATTGCTATAAAGATTCTTCTGCTGAAAATTCTGATGAAATTTTGGGAGGTCAAGCTAGTACGATGAGTGAAGGTGATACTGGAGAGATATGGAAATCACAATGGGAAAAATATTTGCAAGAACAAGATAATGAAGGAAGAAAGACTGATCTTGAGAGGTATTTGATagatgatttggagttggccaaaGATTTTAATATTTTGTCTTGGTGGAAAGATGCAAGTAAAAGGTATCCAATTGTTTCTAGGATTGCAAGAGATGTTCTTGCAATCCATGTTTCTACTGTTGCATCTGAATCGGCTTTTAGTACTAGTGGGAGGATTCTTGATTCATATCGAAGTTCTTTATCGCCAAAGACGGTAGAAGCTCTAATTTGCACTCAACAATGGCTCAGGTCAACTCCCAAAGAATGCAACATTGAAGATATTTTAGAAGAAATCTAA